A single window of Ornithorhynchus anatinus isolate Pmale09 chromosome 3, mOrnAna1.pri.v4, whole genome shotgun sequence DNA harbors:
- the RBP3 gene encoding retinol-binding protein 3 gives MWKQMGRRGRPRARLSDSAETHHCSPAADCFRTVTMMGVCLPLLLVAQFSLTGHVEPVSQPSMVLDVAKILLDNYCYPENLMGMQEAIEEAIQRGEILDIADPKRLASVLTAGVQGSLNDPRLVISYEPAPVAVSQQPPEPASLPAEQPLERLRPAVGSEVLEGNVGYLRVDRLPGRDEIERVGAVLVRDIWEKLLGTSALVLDLRHSTGGHVSGIPFFISYFYPEGPALHVDTVYDRPSNATLQLWTLPRVLGARYAADKDVVVLTSRLTAGVAEDVAYILQQMRRAIVVGERTAGGPLVFRKLRVGLSDFFITVPVACSLGPLGGGGRSWEGSGVLPCVAVPADWALDEALDILALRGAVPGAVAHLADLLRDYYALVDRVPALLRHLAALDLSSVLSEEDLTSRLNAGLQAASEDPRLLVRRLEPEEAERGPPRKEEEQKEEEEEDQPSPGASILPGDGSSREAPLFRVSVLPGNVGYLCFDEFPEASALERLGPLLGRRVWEPLEATDHLMVDLRNNPGGPSSAVPLLLSYFQDPAAGPIRLFTTYNRPADVTREYASRAGALEKPYGARRGVYLLTSHRTATAAEEFAYLMQALGRATLVGEITAGRLLHSRTFPLLRPPWEGLVLTVPFLTLFDPHGEGWLGGGVVPDAIVLAEEALEKAGEVLAFHQTLEALVETTGHLLEAHYCFPAGARRAGALLSAKLDRGAYRMVVDLESLASQLTGDLQEATGDPRLLVFHSPGGPGSEEPAPPRPAGPSPEEPAYLVEALFKTELLPGQLGYLRFDTMADGEAVRALGPQLVRLVWEELVDTAALVVDLRYNPAGYSDALPLLCSYFFAAEPPRHLYTLSDRSAGRTVEVRTVPRVAGRRYGPHKDLYVLTGHASGAAAEAFAHTMQGLRRATVIGEPTAGAALAVGVFQVGDGSLYASIPTLVALSPVTGQPWPVAGVEPDVMAQAAEALAVAQGIAALRSKVPTVLRTAAKLVADNYAFRETGAGVAAQMGGLQARCGRVTSEGALAEVLGAHLRALSGDPHLQMVYIPEDAKDRIPGVVPMQIPSAETFEDLIKFSFHTSVMEGNIGYLRFDMFGDCELLTQVSELMVEHVWKKIVHTDGLIIDMRFNIGGPTSSISALCSYFFDEDHPVLLDKIYNRPNDSISEIWTHSHIAGERYGSRKSVVILTSNMTAGAAEEFVSIMKRLGRALVVGEVTGGGCHPPQTYHVDDTHLYITIPTSRSVGSEDGSSWEGVGVTPHLVVPADVALSRAKDLFRAHLEHRD, from the exons ATGTGGAAGCAGATGGGCAGACGAGGCAGGCCCAGGGCCAGGCTGAGCGATTCTGCGGAGACTCACCATTGCTCTCCGGCTGCCGACTGTTTCCGGACAGTCACGATGATGGGGGTTTGCCTCCCGCTGCTGTTGGTAGCCCAGTTCTCCCTCACCGGCCACGTGGAGCCCGTCTCCCAGCCCTCGATGGTTCTGGATGTGGCAAAGATCCTCCTGGACAACTACTGCTACCCAGAAAACCTGATGGGAATGCAAGAAGCCATCGAAGAGGCGATTCAGAGGGGCGAGATCCTGGACATCGCCGATCCCAAGAGGCTGGCCAGCGTCTTGACGGCGGGCGTTCAGGGTTCTCTGAACGACCCCCGCCTTGTCATCTCCTACGAGCCCGCCCCCGTGGCCGTCTCCCAGCAGCCCCCGgagccggcctccctccccgccgaacAGCCCCTGGAGCGGCTCCGCCCGGCGGTCGGCTCCGAGGTGTTGGAGGGCAACGTGGGCTACCTGAGGGTGGATCGCCTCCCCGGCCGGGATGAGATCGAGCGGGTCGGGGCCGTCCTGGTGAGGGACATCTGGGAGAAGCTGCTGGGGACTTCGGCCCTGGTACTGGACCTGCGCCACAGCACGGGGGGCCATGTCTCGGGAATCCCCTTCTTCATCTCCTACTTCTACCCGGAAGGCCCGGCCCTGCACGTGGACACGGTGTACGACCGCCCATCCAACGCCACCCTCCAGCTCTGGACCCTGCCCCGGGTCCTGGGGGCGAGGTACGCGGCGGACAAGGACGTGGTGGTCCTCACCAGCCGGCTCACGGCCGGCGTGGCCGAGGACGTGGCCTACATCCTGCAGCAGATGCGCCGGGCCATCGTGGTGGGCGAGCGCACGGCCGGGGGCCCCCTGGTCTTCCGCAAGCTGCGCGTCGGTCTCTCGGACTTCTTCATCACGGTGCCCGTGGCGTGCTCCCTGGGCCCtctgggagggggcggccggtccTGGGAAGGCAGCGGGGTGCTGCCCTGCGTGGCGGTCCCGGCCGACTGGGCCCTGGACGAAGCTCTGGACATCCTGGCCTTGCGCGGGGCCGTGCCCGGGGCCGTCGCCCACCTGGCGGACCTCCTGCGGGACTACTACGCCCTGGTGGACCGGGTACcagccctgctccgccacctggctgctCTGGACCTCTCCTCGGTGCTCTCGGAGGAGGACCTGACCTCCAGGCTCAACGCCGGCCTGCAGGCCGCCTCAGAGGACCCCAGGCTCCTGGTGCGCAGGCTGGAGCCTGAGGAGGCTGAACGTGGACCCCCgcggaaggaagaggagcagaaagaggaggaggaggaggaccagcccAGCCCGGGAGCCTCCATCTTGCCCGGCGACGGGTCCTCCCGGGAGGCTCCGCTCTTCCGGGTGTCAGTCCTGCCGGGCAACGTGGGCTACCTGTGTTTCGACGAGTTTCCCGAAGCCTCCGCGCTGGAGCGATTGGGGCCCCTTTTGGGCCGCCGGGTGTGGGAGCCCCTGGAGGCCACCGACCACCTGATGGTGGACCTGCGCAACAACCCCGGAGGCCCCTCCTCCGCCGTGcccctgctgctctcctacttccaGGACCCGGCCGCCGGGCCCATCCGGCTCTTCACCACTTACAACCGGCCGGCCGACGTCACCCGAGAGTACGCCAGCCGGGCCGGGGCCCTGGAGAAGCCCTATGGGGCCCGACGCGGCGTCTACCTGCTGACCAGTCACCGCACGGCTACCGCCGCAGAGGAGTTCGCCTACCTCATGCAGGCCCTGGGCCGTGCCACGCTGGTTGGCGAGATCACGGCCGGCCGCCTCCTGCACAGCCGGACCTTCCCTCTCCTGCGGCCCCCCTGGGAGGGCCTGGTCCTCACCGTGCCCTTCCTGACCCTCTTCGACCCGCACGGGGAGGGCTGGCTGGGTGGTGGGGTGGTGCCCGACGCCATTGTGCTGGCGGAGGAGGCCCTGGAGAAGGCCGGGGAGGTGCTGGCCTTCCACCAGACGCTGGAGGCCCTGGTGGAGACCACCGGCCACCTTTTGGAGGCCCACTACTGCTTCCCCGCGGGTGCCAGGCGGGCCGGGGCCCTGCTGAGCGCCAAGCTGGACCGAGGTGCCTACCGCATGGTGGTGGACCTGGAATCCCTGGCCTCCCAGCTCACGGGGGACCTACAGGAGGCCACGGGAGACCCCAGGCTGCTGGTGTTCCACAGCCCGGGGGGGCCGGGCTCCGAGGAGCCTGCCCcaccccggccggccggcccatcCCCCGAGGAGCCTGCCTACCTGGTGGAGGCCCTTTTCAAGACTGAGCTGCTGCCCGGCCAGCTGGGCTACCTGCGCTTTGACACGATGGCCGATGGCGAGGCGGTGCGGGCCTTGGGGCCCCAGCTGGTGCGGCTCGTGTGGGAGGAGCTGGTGGACACGGCGGCCCTGGTGGTGGACCTGCGCTACAACCCCGCCGGCTACTCAGAcgccctgcccctcctctgctcATACTTTTTCGCAGCTGAGCCCCCACGGCACCTCTACACGCTCTCCGACCGCTCCGCCGGGCGGACCGTCGAGGTGCGGACGGTCCCGCGGGTGGCCGGCCGGCGCTACGGCCCGCACAAGGACCTCTACGTCCTGACCGGCCACGCCAGCGGCGCGGCCGCCGAAGCCTTCGCCCACACCATGCAGGGCCTCCGGAGGGCCACGGTGATCGGGGAACCCACCGCTGGCGCCGCCCTCGCCGTCGGCGTCTTCCAAGTGGGCGACGGCTCCCTCTACGCTTCCATCCCTACCCTGGTGGCCCTGAGCCCCGTCACGGGCCAACCCTGGCCGGTGGCCGGGGTGGAGCCGGACGTGATGGCGCAGGCCGCAGAGGCCCTGGCGGTGGCCCAGGGCATCGCGGCCCTGAGGTCCAAAGTGCCCACCGTTCTGCGGACCGCCGCGAAGCTGGTGGCCGACAATTACGCCTTCCGCGAGACGGGGGCCGGGGTGGCCGCCCAGATGGGAGGCCTCCAGGCCCGGTGTGGGCGGGTCACCTCAGAAGGGGCGCTGGCCGAGGTGTTGGGGGCCCACCTTCGGGCTCTGTCGGGGGACCCGCACCTCCAGATGGTGTACATCCCCGAGGACGCCAAGGACCGCATCCCAGGCGTCGTGCCCATGCAG ATTCCTTCCGCCGAAACCTTTGAGGATCTCATCAAGTTTTCCTTCCACACCAGCGTGATGGAGGGCAACATCGGCTACCTGAGATTCGACAtgtttggagactgtgagctgctgACGCAGGTGTCTGAGCTGATGGTGGAGCACGTGTGGAAGAAGATCGTGCACACGGACGGCCTCATTATCGACATGAG GTTTAACATAGGAGGCCCCACTTCCTCcatctctgctctctgctcctaCTTCTTTGATGAAGACCACCCGGTCCTTCTGGATAAAATCTACAACAGACCTAATGACTCCATCAGTGAGATCTGGACTCATTCTCACATAGCAG GTGAAAGATACGGTTCCAGAAAGAGTGTCGTCATCCTGACCAGTAACATGACCGCGGGAGCGGCGGAAGAGTTCGTGTCCATCATGAAAAGGCTGGGAAGAGCTTTGGTGGTCGGCGAAGTGACCGGGGGCGGGTGTCACCCCCCGCAGACGTACCACGTGGATGACACCCACCTCTACATCACCATCCCCACCTCCAGGTCCGTCGGCTCCGAGGACGGCAGCtcctgggagggggtgggtgtcACGCCACACCTGGTGGTGCCGGCCGACGTGGCCCTGAGCAGAGCGAAGGACTTGTTCCGAGCTCATTTGGAACACAGAGACTAa